A genome region from Akkermansiaceae bacterium includes the following:
- a CDS encoding DEAD/DEAH box helicase family protein, whose amino-acid sequence MIPGQRYISTSEPALGLGHVLSEENGLVEICFPAAEDTRTYAVGSAPLVRVRFAPGDAISDHSKNHLTVEDVTEENDLLTYHGQGKSIHESDLLDSLSFVRPEKRLLAGLTDHPIDFDQRLDALRWNANIRRSPARGYTGARIDLIPHQLSIVAEASNRLHPRVLLADEVGLGKTIEACLILHRLHLTGRADRILILVPEPLVHQWFVELLRRFNLLFAIYDEGRCQASNRIEDGLLPSDGDVNPFTESQLILCATGFLADDKHRAEQAREAGFDLLIVDEAHHLEWHEDGPSPAYAMVEALAKETPSLLLLTATPQQLGPEGHFARLRLLDPARYCDLADFLEETESYTPLAEAVEELSNGGIPKNITDFTLTSPRAEKHLTALRKGDESARPPLISELIDSFGTGRVLFRNTRERLAGFPKRLPILHPLEKGVSPYTWLADLLRELPETEKILLITNSPEAAITVQGKLLELLHTETALFHEDLSMLQRDRNAAYFQEEEGARILICSEIGSEGRNFQFARHLVLFGLPRDPEVLEQRIGRLDRIGQTGDIHIHIPYGKDSRSELQARWLHEALDVFSEPLKGATTLSTELLPELDELADASPTSGKFKDFLKRSTALKAEVVHSLATGHDRLLELGAPPASQSAELLEAIETADEDARFAKFILKLFDHLGLEVSDLSSRSYVFKRGPRQSEAFADLPEDGLSATFDRTTALSREDLQFLTIDHPLFRDALGQLLDSPSGNASFANLATGKGKSILLECAFVLETIAPARLQLDRFLPPTLLRVIVDHTGAAQTKAPPASLLQPGDARRIVSQEAFKTALFPKMLEAAKAVATRASAKPTEAAQALARETIERQIARLKDLATRNPCIPASEIKSLEASLSETLTALKGARVRLDSLRLIYCQ is encoded by the coding sequence ATGATCCCCGGCCAGCGATACATCAGCACCTCAGAACCCGCCCTCGGCCTCGGCCATGTCCTTTCCGAAGAAAACGGCCTGGTGGAAATCTGTTTCCCCGCCGCCGAGGACACCCGCACCTACGCCGTCGGCTCAGCCCCGCTTGTCCGCGTCCGCTTCGCGCCGGGGGACGCGATTTCCGACCACTCGAAGAACCACCTCACCGTCGAGGATGTCACCGAGGAGAACGACCTGCTGACCTACCATGGCCAGGGGAAATCCATCCATGAGTCAGACCTATTGGACTCGCTCTCCTTCGTCCGGCCGGAGAAACGCCTGCTCGCCGGATTGACGGACCACCCCATCGATTTCGACCAGCGCCTGGACGCACTGCGATGGAACGCAAACATCCGCCGCTCCCCCGCCCGCGGCTACACCGGCGCACGCATCGACCTCATCCCCCACCAGCTTTCCATCGTCGCCGAGGCCTCGAACCGGCTCCATCCCCGCGTGCTGCTCGCCGACGAGGTGGGCCTTGGGAAAACCATCGAGGCCTGCCTCATCCTCCACCGCCTGCACCTGACGGGACGCGCCGACCGCATCCTCATCCTCGTGCCCGAGCCGCTGGTGCACCAGTGGTTCGTGGAGCTGCTGCGGCGCTTCAACCTCCTTTTCGCAATCTATGACGAAGGCCGCTGCCAGGCATCGAACCGCATCGAGGACGGACTGCTGCCCTCGGACGGCGACGTGAACCCGTTCACCGAGTCCCAGCTCATCCTCTGCGCCACCGGCTTCCTCGCGGACGACAAGCACCGCGCCGAACAGGCGCGCGAGGCTGGCTTCGACCTGCTCATCGTCGATGAGGCCCACCACCTCGAATGGCACGAGGACGGCCCCTCGCCCGCCTACGCGATGGTGGAAGCGCTGGCCAAGGAAACCCCTTCCCTGCTCCTCCTGACCGCCACCCCCCAGCAGCTCGGGCCGGAGGGCCACTTCGCGCGCCTCCGGCTGCTAGACCCCGCCCGTTACTGCGATCTCGCAGATTTCCTGGAGGAAACGGAATCATACACCCCGCTTGCAGAGGCGGTGGAGGAGCTTTCCAACGGCGGCATCCCGAAAAACATCACCGACTTCACCCTCACCTCCCCGCGTGCGGAAAAACATCTCACCGCCCTCCGCAAAGGCGACGAATCAGCTCGCCCGCCCCTCATTTCCGAGCTCATCGATTCCTTCGGAACCGGCCGCGTGCTGTTCCGCAACACCCGCGAACGCCTCGCCGGGTTTCCGAAGCGGCTGCCCATCCTGCATCCCTTGGAGAAGGGCGTTTCTCCATACACATGGCTCGCAGACCTCCTACGCGAGCTTCCCGAAACGGAAAAGATCCTGCTCATCACCAACTCACCGGAGGCGGCGATCACGGTGCAGGGAAAACTCCTGGAACTGCTCCACACCGAGACCGCGCTTTTCCACGAGGATCTCTCCATGCTCCAGCGCGACCGCAACGCCGCCTATTTCCAGGAAGAGGAGGGCGCCCGCATCCTGATCTGTTCGGAAATCGGCAGCGAGGGGCGGAATTTCCAGTTCGCCCGCCACCTCGTGCTCTTCGGGCTGCCACGCGATCCGGAAGTCCTCGAACAACGCATCGGGCGGCTGGACCGCATCGGCCAGACGGGCGACATCCACATCCACATACCCTACGGAAAAGACAGCCGGTCCGAACTCCAGGCACGCTGGCTGCACGAGGCGCTCGATGTTTTCTCGGAGCCGCTCAAGGGCGCGACCACCCTTTCCACCGAGCTTCTCCCGGAGCTCGACGAACTCGCCGACGCATCCCCGACCTCCGGGAAATTCAAGGATTTCCTGAAACGCTCCACCGCCCTCAAAGCCGAGGTCGTCCACAGCCTAGCAACCGGCCACGACCGGCTCTTGGAACTAGGTGCACCTCCCGCCTCTCAATCGGCGGAACTCCTGGAGGCCATCGAGACTGCGGATGAGGATGCCCGCTTCGCGAAATTCATCCTCAAGCTCTTCGATCACCTCGGGCTCGAGGTTTCGGATCTCTCTTCGCGATCCTACGTCTTCAAGCGCGGCCCGCGTCAGTCGGAGGCATTTGCGGATCTGCCGGAGGACGGGCTTTCCGCCACCTTCGACCGCACCACCGCCCTCTCGCGGGAAGACCTCCAGTTCCTCACCATTGACCACCCGCTTTTCCGCGATGCCCTCGGGCAACTCCTCGACAGCCCCTCCGGCAACGCCTCCTTTGCGAACCTCGCGACCGGGAAAGGGAAATCCATCCTGCTGGAGTGCGCCTTCGTGCTCGAAACCATCGCACCGGCCCGCCTCCAGCTCGACCGCTTCCTGCCGCCGACGCTGCTGCGGGTGATCGTCGATCACACAGGTGCCGCGCAGACCAAGGCCCCGCCCGCCTCGCTGTTGCAACCCGGAGACGCCCGCCGCATCGTCTCCCAGGAAGCATTCAAGACCGCCCTGTTCCCGAAAATGCTTGAGGCCGCGAAAGCAGTCGCCACCCGCGCCTCCGCAAAGCCCACCGAGGCCGCCCAAGCACTCGCCCGGGAGACCATCGAAAGGCAAATCGCCCGCCTCAAGGATCTCGCCACCCGCAACCCATGCATCCCGGCATCCGAGATCAAGTCCCTGGAAGCCAGCCTCAGCGAGACGCTCACAGCCCTGAAAGGCGCCCGCGTCCGCCTCGATTCCCTGCGCCTGATCTACTGCCAGTGA
- a CDS encoding FAD:protein FMN transferase — protein sequence MNRRAVISAILLAGIPTGCSRKEPEGMRTAHLSGETMGTYYSITCRLPPGVGSEKIHDGILSLFAAVDGELSNWNPESWVSRFNRAGKDEEINCPPHALQVLELSMELARRTDGALDPTVSPLVELWGFGESPEPQEPPHESEIRGELARCGHGKLDFNSGKRAVSKRVEGMELNLSAVAKGHAVDLVADFLGQEGIRNHLVNIGGEVRATGMREDGGGWLIGVEGLAGRMRMSRGAVATSGNSQRFITRNGRRYTHIIDPRSGMPVDGKLRSVSVTAPTCALADGLATACFVLGPEEGLKLVDSHAEAEALFLLADGTDVRTAGWGR from the coding sequence GTGAACCGTAGGGCCGTCATTTCAGCCATCCTGCTTGCCGGGATCCCAACAGGATGCTCGCGCAAGGAGCCGGAAGGGATGCGCACGGCACACCTGAGCGGCGAGACGATGGGGACATATTACTCGATCACCTGCCGGCTGCCACCCGGCGTGGGTTCGGAAAAAATTCACGATGGGATACTAAGCCTTTTCGCCGCGGTGGACGGTGAGCTTTCCAACTGGAACCCCGAGAGTTGGGTGAGCCGGTTCAATCGCGCTGGGAAAGATGAGGAGATCAACTGCCCGCCGCACGCCTTGCAGGTGCTGGAGCTTTCCATGGAGCTCGCCCGCAGGACGGATGGTGCGCTTGATCCCACCGTGTCCCCGCTTGTCGAGTTGTGGGGATTCGGCGAAAGCCCGGAACCACAAGAGCCGCCGCATGAATCGGAGATCAGGGGAGAACTCGCACGTTGTGGCCATGGGAAACTGGATTTCAACAGTGGGAAGCGGGCCGTCTCCAAGCGGGTGGAGGGGATGGAACTCAACCTTTCCGCCGTCGCAAAAGGCCATGCGGTCGATCTCGTCGCCGATTTCCTCGGGCAAGAGGGGATTCGGAATCACCTGGTCAACATAGGGGGCGAGGTTCGCGCCACGGGCATGCGGGAAGACGGGGGTGGCTGGCTGATCGGTGTCGAAGGATTGGCCGGGCGGATGCGGATGAGCCGCGGAGCGGTTGCCACCAGCGGCAATTCGCAGCGCTTCATCACCCGCAACGGCCGCCGCTACACCCACATCATCGACCCGAGGTCAGGGATGCCGGTCGATGGGAAATTGCGCAGCGTGAGTGTCACCGCACCGACATGCGCTTTGGCGGACGGCCTCGCCACGGCCTGCTTTGTATTGGGGCCCGAAGAGGGCTTGAAGCTTGTCGATTCCCATGCGGAGGCGGAGGCATTGTTCCTCCTAGCAGATGGAACCGATGTCCGGACGGCGGGCTGGGGGAGATAG
- a CDS encoding FAD-dependent oxidoreductase, with translation MGVSSTTEIVAQAVPGGVGPEIGDEVDVLVVGGGTAGNIAAIQAGRAGAKTLLVERGAQLGGMTTTGGVAFPGLFDAWGKQVIAGIGWELVREAVELDGGELPNFAKVPQRHWMNQLHVNQFLFAILAEEKCAQAGVGIAYHEFPQSIAKTPGGWKVECVGFGTRRSVLCKQIIDCTGGAEVAGMLGLERMREEETQPGSMLFYMGEANDPGRHQLHALYVHGADSSNSRTVTHANLTGRRSVLEKVRKDKKRLMHLQPEAGFRESYRIVGETLITVNDYTSGRLFEDAICNAFYPVDLHTRSGVKPKPLKPGTVPTVPLRALIPKGSRNIIVAGRSVSSDRLANSGLRVQASCMGMGQAAGVAAALAAKAGSTPLEVPLADIHAALREHGAIIPGKSR, from the coding sequence ATGGGTGTCTCATCGACTACGGAGATCGTCGCGCAGGCCGTGCCAGGCGGGGTGGGTCCGGAGATCGGCGACGAGGTCGATGTGCTGGTTGTCGGGGGCGGGACGGCGGGGAACATAGCCGCCATCCAGGCAGGACGGGCGGGGGCGAAGACCTTGCTCGTGGAGCGTGGCGCACAATTGGGTGGCATGACCACCACCGGCGGCGTGGCTTTCCCGGGGCTGTTCGATGCCTGGGGCAAACAGGTCATCGCGGGGATAGGCTGGGAGCTGGTCAGGGAAGCGGTGGAACTTGATGGCGGGGAACTTCCGAACTTTGCGAAAGTGCCCCAGCGGCACTGGATGAACCAGCTTCATGTGAACCAGTTTCTCTTCGCCATTCTTGCTGAGGAGAAATGCGCGCAGGCAGGGGTTGGGATCGCCTACCACGAGTTTCCGCAATCCATCGCCAAAACCCCCGGCGGATGGAAGGTGGAGTGCGTTGGCTTCGGCACCCGGCGCAGTGTCCTCTGCAAGCAGATCATCGATTGCACCGGCGGTGCGGAGGTGGCGGGGATGCTCGGGTTGGAAAGGATGCGCGAGGAGGAGACGCAGCCGGGATCCATGTTGTTCTACATGGGCGAGGCCAACGATCCCGGCAGGCATCAGCTCCATGCCCTTTACGTCCATGGTGCGGATTCCTCGAACTCCCGGACGGTTACACATGCGAACCTGACAGGCCGCAGGTCGGTTCTGGAAAAGGTCAGGAAAGACAAGAAACGGCTGATGCATCTCCAGCCGGAAGCCGGTTTCCGGGAAAGCTACCGCATTGTCGGGGAAACGCTCATCACGGTGAACGACTACACCAGCGGAAGACTTTTCGAGGATGCCATTTGCAATGCCTTTTACCCGGTGGATCTCCACACCAGAAGTGGAGTGAAGCCGAAGCCGCTCAAACCCGGCACCGTGCCAACGGTTCCGCTACGCGCCCTGATTCCCAAAGGCAGCCGCAACATCATCGTGGCCGGCCGGAGCGTCTCCAGCGACCGCCTTGCAAACTCCGGCCTGCGTGTCCAGGCATCGTGCATGGGCATGGGCCAGGCCGCCGGGGTGGCCGCCGCGCTGGCGGCGAAGGCCGGCAGCACACCGCTGGAAGTCCCTTTGGCCGATATCCATGCCGCACTCCGGGAGCATGGGGCGATCATCCCCGGAAAGTCCCGATAG
- a CDS encoding Lrp/AsnC family transcriptional regulator, with translation MTSEIPTAISDPTNASILAVSEDLVAGFQRKPFHVIAEKSGVPLETVIERIRAMQEAGIIRRVRQTMLATKLAHGALVAWKVPEEKLNAAFDFMAKEDPFSGHVVIRSTDSEVSGSGYRLWTTLKVPVGESLDFHATKLLALTGATEYLLMPANGVFALGVGHMRRRAMEPGEKSDDPAVMMTTVPADLSPEEWEVLLVLKEELTLEEICENPWEGRAVQAGVSLDRFCEIAEALNEKKVIGRFSTFLEHVKPSAETGERVTRFNGLFHWAVPKGREIEGGSQVGRHYCMTHCYWREGGPQFGDVNIMGVVHGTEKDRVLAHKAAIDKHLESVGIPVSYTNVFWGGRSEIKPSEISPKVYKQWHAKHA, from the coding sequence ATGACCTCAGAGATCCCCACCGCCATTTCCGATCCGACAAATGCCAGCATCCTCGCCGTTTCCGAAGATCTGGTCGCCGGATTCCAGAGAAAGCCATTCCATGTCATCGCCGAGAAATCCGGCGTTCCGCTTGAAACCGTGATCGAAAGGATCCGCGCCATGCAGGAGGCCGGCATCATCCGCCGCGTCCGCCAGACCATGCTCGCCACCAAGCTCGCCCACGGTGCCTTGGTCGCATGGAAAGTCCCCGAGGAGAAACTCAACGCCGCCTTCGATTTCATGGCCAAGGAAGACCCCTTCTCCGGCCATGTCGTCATCCGCTCCACCGATTCCGAGGTCTCCGGCTCCGGCTACCGCCTGTGGACCACCCTGAAAGTGCCCGTCGGCGAGTCCCTCGATTTCCACGCCACCAAGCTCCTCGCCCTCACCGGGGCGACCGAATACCTGCTCATGCCCGCCAACGGGGTCTTCGCCCTCGGCGTCGGCCACATGCGCCGCCGCGCCATGGAGCCGGGTGAGAAATCCGACGATCCCGCCGTGATGATGACCACCGTCCCCGCCGATCTCAGCCCGGAGGAATGGGAAGTCCTGCTCGTCCTCAAGGAGGAACTCACCCTTGAGGAGATTTGCGAAAATCCATGGGAAGGCCGCGCCGTCCAGGCGGGTGTTTCACTGGACCGCTTCTGCGAGATCGCGGAAGCCCTGAACGAAAAAAAGGTCATCGGCCGTTTCTCAACCTTCCTCGAGCACGTGAAACCATCCGCCGAGACCGGCGAGCGCGTCACCCGCTTCAACGGCCTCTTCCACTGGGCCGTGCCGAAAGGCCGCGAGATCGAGGGCGGCTCACAGGTCGGCCGCCACTACTGCATGACCCATTGCTACTGGCGCGAGGGCGGCCCGCAGTTCGGCGATGTGAACATCATGGGCGTCGTGCACGGCACCGAGAAAGACCGCGTCCTCGCCCACAAGGCGGCCATCGACAAGCATCTCGAATCCGTCGGCATCCCCGTTTCCTACACGAATGTGTTCTGGGGCGGGCGCTCCGAGATCAAGCCATCGGAAATCTCGCCGAAGGTGTACAAGCAGTGGCACGCGAAGCACGCCTAG
- a CDS encoding acetyl xylan esterase produces the protein MLNAPLSIIALLFLAAGAVSAEEGKHLFILSGQSNMAGLKPEESFTPTLEKKFGKERVLVVFDAHGGQPMRRWYRDWKPTEGPKPEKNGDLYDRLMGKVKAAIQGEDLATVTFLWMQGERDAKEGHGSVYEASMKGLVNQVSEDLGGKDVNVVIGRLSDFGLKKPGYKDWDIVRKAQMKVAGDAAKGAWVDTDDLNDGKNRGGKEIKDDLHYSKDGYVIFGQRLADAAIRLIGG, from the coding sequence ATGTTGAATGCGCCCCTTTCGATCATTGCCCTCCTTTTCCTGGCAGCGGGTGCCGTTTCCGCGGAGGAGGGCAAGCATCTCTTCATCCTGTCCGGCCAATCCAACATGGCGGGGCTGAAGCCAGAGGAGTCGTTCACGCCGACGCTGGAGAAAAAGTTCGGGAAAGAGAGGGTGCTGGTTGTCTTCGATGCCCATGGCGGCCAGCCGATGCGGAGATGGTACAGGGACTGGAAGCCTACGGAGGGGCCGAAGCCGGAAAAGAACGGCGACCTCTACGACCGGCTGATGGGAAAGGTGAAAGCCGCGATCCAAGGCGAGGATCTTGCGACGGTTACTTTTCTGTGGATGCAGGGGGAGCGGGACGCGAAGGAAGGCCATGGATCCGTCTACGAAGCTAGCATGAAGGGGCTGGTGAATCAGGTTTCCGAGGATCTTGGCGGCAAGGATGTCAATGTGGTGATCGGCAGGCTGAGCGATTTCGGTTTGAAAAAGCCCGGCTACAAGGACTGGGATATCGTCAGAAAGGCGCAGATGAAGGTTGCCGGGGATGCCGCAAAGGGTGCATGGGTGGATACGGATGATCTGAACGACGGCAAGAACCGGGGCGGCAAGGAGATCAAGGACGACCTCCACTACTCCAAGGATGGCTACGTGATCTTCGGGCAGCGCCTCGCCGATGCGGCGATCAGGCTGATCGGCGGGTGA
- a CDS encoding 50S ribosomal protein L28: MARICSIRGTRVRSGGRIHRSGLAKKKGGIGRHVTKVVKRTVSPNLQNKRIWVPELGKFVRIKLSCRALKTINKNGAYVTLKKAGVVK; encoded by the coding sequence ATGGCACGTATTTGCAGCATCAGAGGAACCCGCGTCCGCTCCGGCGGTAGAATTCACCGCTCCGGCTTGGCCAAGAAAAAGGGCGGTATCGGTCGCCACGTCACCAAGGTCGTGAAGCGCACCGTGTCCCCTAACCTCCAAAACAAGCGCATCTGGGTTCCGGAACTGGGCAAGTTCGTCCGTATCAAGCTTTCCTGCCGTGCACTGAAGACCATCAACAAGAATGGTGCTTACGTGACACTCAAGAAGGCCGGCGTCGTCAAGTAA
- the lysA gene encoding diaminopimelate decarboxylase, translating to MHGFSYKSGELFCEDVSLQALAAEHGTPLYVYSAGTITDHYTRLDKALSGVDHEIAYAVKANSNLSVLRLLATKGAGFDIVSGGELFRVLKAGGDPSHCTFAGVGKTREEIIYALEQGIYSFNVESEEELRYLNEVGGELGKIAPAAVRVNPNVDAKTHKYISTGKSENKFGVDFGAIESLYERAAAELPNIRLRGLQMHIGSQLTSIDPFIEAVEKVIPLVTALKAKHGIEFWSIGGGIGIVYQDSLQSGTPDWWSAKSEDERPLTIEKYGQELVPRIKDLGLKILLEPGRYIVGNAACLVTRCLYEKKGSAKTFKIVDAGMNDLIRPALYEGHHEIVPLTEPTSSDLIKVDVVGPICESGDFFCQDRELPDFNPGDTIALMSAGAYGFVMASNYNSRPLPAEILVEGEDATLVRKRQTLEDLIEGEL from the coding sequence ATGCACGGCTTTTCCTACAAAAGCGGAGAGCTTTTCTGCGAAGACGTTTCCCTCCAAGCCCTCGCCGCCGAGCACGGAACGCCCCTCTACGTTTACTCTGCAGGGACGATCACCGACCACTACACGCGACTCGACAAGGCGCTGTCCGGGGTAGATCACGAAATCGCCTACGCGGTGAAGGCGAATTCCAACCTCTCCGTCCTGCGCCTGCTTGCCACCAAGGGCGCCGGCTTCGATATTGTCTCCGGCGGCGAGCTCTTCCGCGTCCTCAAGGCCGGAGGCGACCCCTCCCACTGCACCTTCGCCGGTGTCGGCAAGACCCGTGAGGAAATCATCTACGCCCTTGAGCAGGGCATCTACTCCTTCAATGTCGAGAGCGAGGAGGAACTCCGCTACCTCAACGAGGTTGGCGGAGAGCTAGGAAAAATCGCACCCGCTGCCGTCCGCGTGAACCCGAACGTGGATGCGAAGACCCACAAATACATCTCCACCGGCAAGAGCGAGAACAAGTTCGGCGTCGATTTCGGCGCGATCGAGAGCCTCTACGAAAGGGCAGCCGCCGAGCTACCGAACATACGCCTGCGCGGCCTCCAGATGCACATCGGATCCCAGCTCACCTCGATCGACCCATTCATCGAGGCGGTGGAAAAGGTCATCCCGCTTGTCACCGCTCTCAAGGCAAAACACGGCATCGAGTTCTGGTCCATCGGCGGCGGCATCGGCATCGTCTATCAGGACTCCCTCCAGTCCGGAACCCCGGATTGGTGGTCGGCCAAATCCGAGGATGAGCGCCCACTCACCATCGAGAAATACGGCCAGGAACTCGTCCCCCGCATCAAGGATCTCGGGCTGAAAATCCTCCTCGAACCAGGCCGCTACATCGTCGGCAACGCCGCGTGCTTAGTCACCCGCTGCCTCTACGAGAAAAAAGGATCCGCCAAGACTTTCAAGATCGTCGATGCGGGCATGAACGACCTCATCCGCCCCGCCCTATACGAAGGCCATCACGAGATCGTCCCCCTCACCGAGCCGACCTCTTCCGATCTGATCAAGGTCGATGTCGTCGGCCCCATCTGCGAAAGCGGCGACTTCTTTTGCCAGGACAGGGAACTCCCGGATTTCAATCCCGGCGATACCATCGCCCTCATGTCCGCCGGAGCCTACGGCTTCGTCATGGCATCGAACTACAACTCCCGCCCCCTCCCCGCCGAGATCCTCGTCGAGGGTGAGGATGCAACCCTGGTTCGCAAGCGCCAGACGCTGGAGGATCTGATCGAGGGAGAGCTGTAG
- a CDS encoding thioredoxin domain-containing protein, producing MPNYLANETSPYLLQHANNPVNWMPWGEEAFAKAKKEDKLVFLSIGYSTCHWCHVMEHESFENEAIAAVMNKNFINIKVDREERPDIDATYMAFVQATTGQGGWPLSAWITPDALPVVGGTYFPPEDKFGRPGFPKICEQLGKAYREDRAKVLESAARVMAHLRKEADVASTLRGMPVEKVFGDYLDKCERLFDPHQGGFGDAPKFPRPTIMLALMQLHERFPEGSDERNMAWEMAGQTLRQIAKGGIHDHLGGGFHRYSVDEFWHVPHYEKMLYDQAQLALAFTEAWQISKEELFRKTTEDTLDYVITEMGDPGGAFHSAEDADSYRKEGDEHKHEGAYWTWTAQEISSLLDPKPAAIFSLAYGVEAEGNARPQSDPHGDLEGQNTLFRAVGNAILAEKFGISGDEAEACLERSRKTLLAHRATRPRPHRDDKIITAWNGLMIAALAKASAVFSHERFTSAASSAANFIRKKLWDAETKTLFRSHRGKRGGAEGFPADYAFLIFGLIELHAADPTGNWLPWALELQEAMDTRTWDEEKIGYVMSAQMAGHPLLTIREDYDGAEPSPNHIAALNLLKLAVLADSEAYAKRAESLLRSGANAMEAQVFSVPALLAAHDLHDRGISHFQIPAEDYPAILAKLASNHRPRAVFSSHDGDDILLCEGLSCRIFGK from the coding sequence ATGCCCAACTACCTCGCGAACGAGACCTCCCCCTACCTGCTCCAGCATGCCAACAATCCCGTCAATTGGATGCCATGGGGCGAGGAGGCTTTCGCGAAGGCGAAGAAGGAGGACAAGCTGGTGTTCCTCTCCATCGGCTATTCCACCTGCCACTGGTGCCACGTGATGGAACACGAGTCCTTCGAGAACGAAGCGATTGCCGCTGTGATGAACAAAAATTTCATCAACATCAAGGTGGACCGCGAGGAGCGCCCGGACATCGATGCGACTTACATGGCCTTCGTGCAGGCGACCACCGGACAAGGCGGCTGGCCGCTCAGCGCCTGGATCACACCGGATGCGTTGCCGGTGGTGGGCGGCACCTATTTCCCGCCGGAAGACAAGTTCGGTCGCCCGGGTTTCCCGAAAATCTGCGAACAGCTCGGCAAGGCCTACCGTGAGGACAGGGCGAAGGTTCTCGAAAGCGCCGCCAGGGTGATGGCCCATCTCCGAAAGGAGGCGGATGTGGCATCCACTCTGCGGGGCATGCCGGTGGAAAAGGTCTTCGGCGATTATCTCGACAAGTGCGAGCGGCTGTTCGACCCGCATCAGGGAGGCTTCGGCGATGCTCCGAAATTCCCCCGCCCCACGATCATGCTGGCGCTGATGCAGCTCCATGAGCGCTTTCCCGAAGGATCCGACGAACGCAACATGGCCTGGGAGATGGCAGGCCAAACCCTGCGCCAGATCGCGAAAGGCGGCATCCACGACCACCTCGGCGGAGGATTCCACCGCTACTCGGTCGATGAATTCTGGCACGTCCCGCACTACGAGAAAATGCTCTATGATCAGGCGCAGCTCGCGCTCGCCTTCACCGAGGCATGGCAGATCTCGAAGGAGGAGCTTTTCAGGAAAACAACCGAGGACACGCTGGATTACGTCATCACGGAGATGGGCGATCCCGGCGGCGCATTCCATTCCGCCGAGGACGCCGACAGCTACCGCAAGGAAGGCGACGAGCACAAGCACGAGGGAGCTTACTGGACGTGGACAGCGCAGGAAATCTCTTCACTGCTCGATCCCAAGCCCGCCGCCATTTTCTCCCTCGCATACGGCGTGGAGGCGGAAGGCAACGCCCGTCCGCAAAGCGACCCCCACGGCGATCTCGAAGGCCAGAACACCCTCTTCCGCGCCGTCGGAAATGCCATCCTCGCGGAAAAATTCGGCATCTCCGGAGACGAGGCCGAAGCCTGCCTGGAACGCTCCCGGAAAACCCTCCTCGCCCACCGCGCCACCCGCCCGAGGCCGCACCGAGACGACAAGATCATCACCGCATGGAACGGCCTGATGATCGCCGCCCTCGCCAAAGCTTCCGCCGTTTTCTCACACGAAAGATTCACCTCCGCCGCCAGTTCCGCCGCCAACTTCATCCGCAAGAAGCTCTGGGACGCGGAAACCAAAACCCTGTTCCGCAGCCATCGCGGCAAACGCGGCGGGGCGGAGGGCTTTCCCGCAGATTACGCCTTCCTCATCTTCGGACTCATCGAGCTCCACGCCGCCGACCCCACCGGCAATTGGCTGCCATGGGCGCTCGAACTCCAGGAAGCGATGGACACCCGCACCTGGGACGAGGAAAAAATCGGCTACGTGATGTCTGCGCAAATGGCCGGCCATCCCCTCCTCACCATCCGTGAGGATTACGATGGCGCAGAGCCATCCCCCAATCACATCGCTGCCCTCAACCTACTCAAGCTCGCCGTCCTGGCCGACTCCGAAGCCTACGCCAAACGCGCCGAATCCCTCCTCCGCTCCGGTGCCAACGCCATGGAGGCACAGGTGTTTTCCGTTCCGGCCCTCCTCGCCGCCCACGACCTGCACGACCGCGGCATCTCCCATTTCCAGATCCCCGCAGAAGACTACCCGGCGATCCTCGCGAAGCTCGCCTCAAACCACCGCCCGCGCGCAGTCTTCAGCTCCCACGATGGTGACGATATCCTGCTCTGCGAGGGATTGAGCTGCCGGATCTTCGGAAAATGA